A segment of the Malassezia restricta chromosome V, complete sequence genome:
TGATAGTATCGCTTCACCCGCACAATGATCGTGGTTGTGGTGTTGCCGCGGCAGAACTTGGTATGCTGGCTGGCGCTGAGCGCGTCGAAGGCTGCTTGTTTGGCAACGGTGAGCGCACCGGTAATGTCGATCTTGTCACACTGGCCCTGAACTTGTTCACGCAAGGCGTGCAGCCTGGTCCTTTGATGTTTACAGACCTACCATCCGTGATTGAAGTTGTCACCGGTTGCAATGATATCCCTGTGCATCCTCGCCATCCATATGCAGGTGAGCTCGTGATGACAGCCTTTAGTGGATCACACCAGGATGCCATCAAGAAAGGTTTCGCCGCGCAGGAGAAGCGATGGAACGCGGGTGATAAGCAGTGGCTCATGCCCTACTTGCCTGTCGACCCGGCTGACTTGGGTCTGACGTATGAGGCTGTGATTCGCGTCAACAGCCAGAGTGGCAAGGGCGGTATCGCCTATCTGCTGACACAGGCCCTGGGTGTGGAACTGCCGCGTCGCATGCAGGTTGCATTTTACCAAGTTATTCAAGCTGTGGCCGACCAGACGAGCAAGGAGATTTCGACAGACGACATCGTACAGGCCTTCAGCAAGCATTACCATGTGCCTATTGCGGGCGTGCCCAAGACTGATGGTCGGTTCAAGCTGCATTCTTTCAGGCTGTACGATGGAGACGAGTCGACTGAAGCAGAGCCATTGAATGGTACATCGACGCCTCGCGTGCGTAAATTGGTGGGCAAAATTGTGCACAATGGCGAGACGGTTGACGTGACGGGTACGGGCAATGGTCCGATTTCGGCTTTGATGGATGCCATCGAGAAACATTTCAACATCTTTGTGAATGTGCGTGAATACAGTGAGCACGCTATTACGCGCCCTGGTGCCCTGGATCTCGGCTCAGCAGCTACGTCGTCCCACAGCCAAACACGTGCTCAGGCCGCATCATATGTTGAGCTTGTCAAATCGGAGGACACGAGGCAGTTCGGCGAGCAGAAAGCCAAGGGCTTCTGGGGCGCCGGTGTGGATGTCGATATCACATCGGCTGGTCTCAAGGCCGTGCTGAGTGCTCTCTCCACAGTTGACTGATGCATAGTTTTTCGCTGTAGAGCCTAGGGAATTGGCATGTGCGAATGTCCATTATGTGGAGATTTGTGGCGGATCTTTTTGATCTGACGACCATTTTCGAGGGCGAAAGAAATGCTCTCCAAGGACGTTATCGAAGAGTGGGTAACGCCTTATGCAGAGGCACTTGGCTTGCCTTACTTTCCCCGGCATGTGGTAACAATATTTCGTTCTATGATGCTTTGGTGGTCGATCCAATTGCTATCACATGGAGTGAGCCCGTACTTGTTTCCTAAGGCATTCGCCAATATGCCAGCGCGTAAACGGACGTCTTGGGATGTGCATATCGTATCGCTGGTGCATTCCTCCATTGTGGCGCCACTTCTGTTGTACTACTGGTTGAACATTGATGAAAATACGGATCGTCTGTATGGCTACCGCTTTCAGGTGGGCCAATTGTATTCTCTCTCATTTGGATACTTTGTGTGGGACGTGATTGTGTCGCTGCGCTACGAGGGTCTGGACTTCATTATACACGGTTTGCTGGGACTTAGCGGCAATATTTTTGTCTTCAAGCCCCTTCTCATGTTTGGTGGCATGGGCATTATCATGTGGGAGTTGAGCACGCCGTTCCTCAACATTCATTGGCTCCTTGACAAACTGGGTTTGACTGGGTCACTGCTCCAATTTGTGAATGCTATGTGTCTCCTACTGTCGTATGTGACCGTCCGCATGATTATCGGTGTGAGTGAGTCGTACAAAATCGTCACGTTGCTCTGGAGCCCAGCAGCAGATACGCTGGCTTTGCCGTACAAGTTGTATTacacgctcggcctgctggTTCTCAATGCACTGAACTATATTTGGTTCTTCAAAATGCTACATGCGATGCGCAAGCGGTTTTTGCCCGCCAAAAAAGAGTAACATAGCCTACCAAGGGTCCGCGCGTTCAGTACTCGCCTTGACAAGCGAAGCTATATGGCACTCTTCTTCTAGTAGCGCACGTACCATGCTCGCTGAAACGTTGTCTGCGCCCTTCAGGTTGTCCAGTCGCGTGGCATGCCCGCTCGTGATGTCGTCACACAAGGAGATGACCATGTCGCGGACAGACTGCTCATTTGAAGCCGATACCTGCTCGCGCCTGCCTTGCATGACAAGACGCCAGACACGTTCGGCATCTTGGGGTGTGTATGCGGATTGCGTGCGTGGATTTGTAGAAAGTCGTGCATGTAGCCCGCCATGCTCTTGTGCGTGAAAATCAACGTCCATACAGAGGAGGCGGAGCGCCGTGTGCAAGCGATGCGAAGGATGAGCCGGAGCCGGACAGGGGTGTATAGTGTAGTCTCCCCAGTATCCAGCCTGCTGAAGAAGCGAGCGTTTCCACGCACCTGCCTCACCTTGGCTCTGTACCATGTGTTCTACCGCTTCGTCGAGCCACACACCTGCATGAGGATTGCCGTGCCAGTGATTCGCTTGTTTCTGCCGGTCATCTTCACCAACATGGTGAGGAAGCACAAATCCGTACTCGGTCAGAAGTGTGGCATTGTCATGAAGGCCATACGTTATGCATACTTCCTCGCCCTCCTGCAACGAGGCTTCGAGAGGTGCGTAAAGTTCGAGGCCATCCATCGAGCTGAAGCGCACGCGGCATTCTTTCTTCGGATGTTTCGTGTGATTGGCCATATCTAGCAAAGGTGCTAGAGTAAAGTTGTCCTCATGCTTGGCATAGTGCAAGTCCATGTACACACAGCGAGAATTGACGCACAACCATCCCCAAATAAAATCGTGCTCATCGATAGGAGGTGGCTCGGGTATGAATGATATACAGGACCATATGGACGCTAGAGTCACCTTGTCGAGAGCGCGCACACGAGCCCAATCTGCCTCGTAACGAGCTTGCACCATTCGATGCTTGTGGGTCGCAGAGGGTGGCAGAGCATCTAACAGCGACGCTTTTCCATCCAGTGCCCATGTGAGCGGAGTGGTATCGAACTGCGTTGGCAGTGACAACAAAAAGGCGTCCATAGGGGAAATGCTTGAGACGTGTTGATGCTGAGCATGCCACATGGCAAGGACACACGCAAGCAGCTGGTGCGTCGaaagcggcgcagcatTGCGTCGGCTATCAGCTGCTTGCAGTGGCGTCCATGATACGCGTCGTCCTCGGGTCAATTGCACTGGATTCAGAAGTGCTCGTGGGGGAACGACGAGCACTTTTTCGCCTGGCTGTTCGTGTCAGTCTTTCGGGGCCTACCTTGTAAGAACATGTCGCAACAAGGCCGCGTCCAGCTACCGTAAGCGAGGGTAAAGCACGTACCTTCGACACTCGATGAGACGGCCACCTTGGAatgcgctgcgtgatgGGGGGACGCCTGCGCTATGTACGCATGAAGCGCGGCATCCATGAGAGTTGAGCGAGTGGAGGTGAGCCAGGATCGGTGGGTGGCCCCCAGGGTAGGACGTTCAAATTGGCCCCAAATTTAGACTCGACTCCGCTCTCTCCACCACACGATGTCGGAGCCCAGGGCAACGACGGCAGACGATGTGGACGACCTAGACGGTATGCCGCTCACACTCTAACAGGCAGATGTGCTAGATGAATTTGATGCCGTGACAAAGTCTGAAGTGCCTGATGGCGCTGAGACTTCCATGTCGGAATCGCTGGATAAAGATAAGGGTGGTGCTGAGGAGTCTGCCGAGGATCCCTTGTCGGATGAATTCGTGGAAGAACTGACGAAAAATATGGAGTCGTTCATGGAACATCTCGGAAAGCATATGTCTGATGGTAAGGAGCCCAAGCTACCACCTCGACCGCcgagcacgtcgcacaCCGAGACGAGTGGTGGAGTGCCGCCGGCGGAAGACGAACTGATGAAACAGTTCGAAAAGCTCTTGTCGGGAAATATGGAGGGCCTGGACAAGGGCGCATCTGATGATACGAGCGCACAGCAGACGGAGCCACCGAGCGAGAAAAGCTTTCAGGACGCCGTCCAAGCCACTATGAACAAGCTGAGACAATCTAACGCATCGGCCAACACCCAGTCGAAGGGAGCCGATGATCCCTTTGCGGCGCTTGGTCTGGACGGGAATGCGGACATTTCCAAaatgctcgaggcgcttTCGCAACCAGGCGAGGATGGCGAAGCATCTCTCAGCAAGGTGCTTGCGCAGATGATGGAAGAGCTTATGAACAAGGATGTCTTATACGAACCGCTCAAGGATATGCACTCTCGATTCCCCTCTTACctggcgtcgtcggcagCTGGCAGCATCGATACCGAGACGCGTGAAAAGTACGTGTCACAGCAGACGATCATGGGCGATATTCTTGCCGTGTTTGAGTCGCCGCAGTACTCGGACTCGAATGTTGAGCTGAGGAAGAAGGTCTCGGATCTTGTTTCTCGTTTGCAGGACTTGGGCACACCCCCGCAGGAACTTTTGGGAGACATGCCACCGGAGCTTGCCGGCATCAACAACATGCTAGGCGATGGTGGAGACGAGAACTGTGTCCTTATGTAGCTACAGGCGGGGTGTCTTGGAGCGTGGCAagcggcacgtcgtcgtcgtatGCATGCATGCCATAATCGACAAAGGTGCCGTGTGGGTAATCCGTATATGGCCTTTCTTGTGCCTGAAGTTCTGGTGGGGGCGTTGTGCCAGGGGGAAAGGCCGCCGCGCCTTGGTCAGCCCAAAGTGCGCGTGAATAATGCGGTGGCATAACTTCGTAGCCTTCGCTGCCGCGTCGGATGCGTGCGTGAGTCGATGGCGCATACTCAAGTTTGTCAtcgtcctcttcctccCCTTCGCTAGAGTACGAGTCGTACACCACGTCGGGAGATACATGGTTTCTGTGGCGAAGCCACTGGTCAGCATGCGTGCCGGTCCGGCCAGTTGGATGCGTGGGGCGGTGGGACTTGATCGcacgtcgagcatgcggGTCTTTGGGCGGCCAGGCATACTGGGCGAACGGATCTTGCTGTGTATGCACGGGATACGTGAGTCCATCGCCCGTTTGACTTTTCGGCCATGCCCAGAGCCAGATGGAGGGACCCATCACCGACGCGACGTTCGACCAGCAACCCACGTCGTACGGGAAGGAGGTGTACGGAATGTAACCGCGCCGAATCTGGCGGTACACGCGGTCCTTTTCCCAGGTCTCAATCGATGTGGTGTTCGTACTTACAAGGTAGTAGTGGTATAGGGTAAGGAATGTCACGAGCAAGAACACAGGGATGCAAAAGAGGTAGTTTAAGACCAACATGACGGCCTCCGTCGTTGTGGGATACGAGACGTACCAGTACTTGTTCCATGCATCAAATACACGCATGGTAATCATCGTGAGATGGTACGTCGTGGCGATGACCACGGCCGTCGTGTATTGCAGAAAGTACGCATACGTGCCGTGCCCCACACAGTTGCCAATCCACGGGCAGTGATGATCCATGCGCAGAACGCAGCGCTTGCAGACACGGCAGTGATGCGAGCGAGGTGGCTTGTATGCATGGCACTTGAA
Coding sequences within it:
- a CDS encoding 2-isopropylmalate synthase; protein product: MDPGSKYQPYTPVHLPDRQWPSKIQRTAPIWTSVDLRDGNQALASPMNEEQKIIFFKTLVKCGFKEIEVAFPSASDTDFGFVRRIIEDGLIPDDVYIQVLSPAREELIRRTFEAVKGAKNVVFHMYNAASPLFREVVFNNDQARTVDLAVRHTKLVRELMEHYSKPENGGTNFRYEYSPETFSQTEPDFAIQLCDAVREAWGLASPGNKIIFNLPNTVEMSPPNHYADLIEYFCRNIKHRDSVIVSLHPHNDRGCGVAAAELGMLAGAERVEGCLFGNGERTGNVDLVTLALNLFTQGVQPGPLMFTDLPSVIEVVTGCNDIPVHPRHPYAGELVMTAFSGSHQDAIKKGFAAQEKRWNAGDKQWLMPYLPVDPADLGLTYEAVIRVNSQSGKGGIAYLLTQALGVELPRRMQVAFYQVIQAVADQTSKEISTDDIVQAFSKHYHVPIAGVPKTDGRFKLHSFRLYDGDESTEAEPLNGTSTPRVRKLVGKIVHNGETVDVTGTGNGPISALMDAIEKHFNIFVNVREYSEHAITRPGALDLGSAATSSHSQTRAQAASYVELVKSEDTRQFGEQKAKGFWGAGVDVDITSAGLKAVLSALSTVD
- a CDS encoding SET domain protein — protein: MDAALHAYIAQASPHHAAHSKVAVSSSVEAGRGLVATCSYKPGEKVLVVPPRALLNPVQLTRGRRVSWTPLQAADSRRNAAPLSTHQLLACVLAMWHAQHQHVSSISPMDAFLLSLPTQFDTTPLTWALDGKASLLDALPPSATHKHRMVQARYEADWARVRALDKVTLASIWSCISFIPEPPPIDEHDFIWGWLCVNSRCVYMDLHYAKHEDNFTLAPLLDMANHTKHPKKECRVRFSSMDGLELYAPLEASLQEGEEVCITYGLHDNATLLTEYGFVLPHHVGEDDRQKQANHWHGNPHAGVWLDEAVEHMVQSQGEAGAWKRSLLQQAGYWGDYTIHPCPAPAHPSHRLHTALRLLCMDVDFHAQEHGGLHARLSTNPRTQSAYTPQDAERVWRLVMQGRREQVSASNEQSVRDMVISLCDDITSGHATRLDNLKGADNVSASMVRALLEEECHIASLVKASTERADPW
- a CDS encoding peroxin-19, translated to MSEPRATTADDVDDLDDVLDEFDAVTKSEVPDGAETSMSESLDKDKGGAEESAEDPLSDEFVEELTKNMESFMEHLGKHMSDGKEPKLPPRPPSTSHTETSGGVPPAEDELMKQFEKLLSGNMEGLDKGASDDTSAQQTEPPSEKSFQDAVQATMNKLRQSNASANTQSKGADDPFAALGLDGNADISKMLEALSQPGEDGEASLSKVLAQMMEELMNKDVLYEPLKDMHSRFPSYLASSAAGSIDTETREKYVSQQTIMGDILAVFESPQYSDSNVELRKKVSDLVSRLQDLGTPPQELLGDMPPELAGINNMLGDGGDENCVLM
- a CDS encoding palmitoyltransferase ZDHHC6 encodes the protein MAQDATHDAPSDQRGEDEKDAAEQASWLASGSPALARPKAPPETMDIVWVTGVVLLMMFLHISPQVFIIWPYFERTETFTALQLAQLLVIFNLLILYMYYTYYCCVVSDAGGVPMGWRAPDGCTYTRYCFKCHAYKPPRSHHCRVCKRCVLRMDHHCPWIGNCVGHGTYAYFLQYTTAVVIATTYHLTMITMRVFDAWNKYWYVSYPTTTEAVMLVLNYLFCIPVFLLVTFLTLYHYYLVSTNTTSIETWEKDRVYRQIRRGYIPYTSFPYDVGCWSNVASVMGPSIWLWAWPKSQTGDGLTYPVHTQQDPFAQYAWPPKDPHARRAIKSHRPTHPTGRTGTHADQWLRHRNHVSPDVVYDSYSSEGEEEDDDKLEYAPSTHARIRRGSEGYEVMPPHYSRALWADQGAAAFPPGTTPPPELQAQERPYTDYPHGTFVDYGMHAYDDDVPLATLQDTPPVAT